From a single Octopus sinensis linkage group LG5, ASM634580v1, whole genome shotgun sequence genomic region:
- the LOC115212139 gene encoding nicolin-1-like isoform X1: MSFLTTTILLLIPRIRNKNNKIDEIHFQNYYTALLTIKAKFQLANQDSKVWKTCLRKYPLMPAPHCEIGSESNFVIGKKQLICELTNVVELKLILLQPSPVWIDFSLEDIKLFRGSQHSVVQKPVDKEIKDDEEENEVENEDGDECMKYNPFGMDLSAISKTMQKWSLINQPLNSRSKVKQSKYEIDGSYDIKLLSYS; this comes from the exons atgagcttcttaaccacaaccaTATTACTTCTTATACCAAGGATCAGGAATAAAAACAACAAG ATTGATGAAATCCACTTTCAAAACTATTACACAGCTTTACTTACAATCAAAGCCAAGTTCCAACTTGCTAATCAAG ATTCCAAAGTATGGAAGACATGCCTGAGAAAGTATCCATTAATGCCAGCCCCACACTGTGAAATTGGCTCAGAGAGCAACTTTGTGATTGGCAAAAAACAG TTAATCTGTGAATTGACGAATGTTGTTgaactaaaattaattttactacAACCTTCACCTGTCTGGATTGATTTCTCTTTAGAAGATATAAAGCTGTTCAGAGGATCACAG CACTCTGTCGTACAGAAACCAGTTGACAAGGAGATAAAGGATGATGAAGAGgaaaatgaagttgaaaatgaagatggtgatgaatgCATGAAATACAATCCA tTTGGTATGGATCTGTCTGCTATctccaaaacaatgcaaaagtggtCCCTTATCAATCAGCCATTGAATAGTCGGTCAAAAGTAAAGCAGAGTAAATACGAG ataGATGGTTCCTATGATATCAAATTGTTATCATATAGTTGA
- the LOC115212139 gene encoding nicolin-1-like isoform X2, which produces MAATVQKALACSQQPPVSILVGNDANFITGQKIIPITFPYLVISGIDEIHFQNYYTALLTIKAKFQLANQDSKVWKTCLRKYPLMPAPHCEIGSESNFVIGKKQLICELTNVVELKLILLQPSPVWIDFSLEDIKLFRGSQHSVVQKPVDKEIKDDEEENEVENEDGDECMKYNPFGMDLSAISKTMQKWSLINQPLNSRSKVKQSKYEIDGSYDIKLLSYS; this is translated from the exons ATGGCGGCAACAGTGCAGAAGGCTTTGGCGTGTTCGCAACAACCACCCGTTTCCATCCTTGTTGGTAATGACGCGAATTTCATAACCGGTCAAAAAATCATTCCAATCACTTTTCCCTACCTAGTTATCTCTGGG ATTGATGAAATCCACTTTCAAAACTATTACACAGCTTTACTTACAATCAAAGCCAAGTTCCAACTTGCTAATCAAG ATTCCAAAGTATGGAAGACATGCCTGAGAAAGTATCCATTAATGCCAGCCCCACACTGTGAAATTGGCTCAGAGAGCAACTTTGTGATTGGCAAAAAACAG TTAATCTGTGAATTGACGAATGTTGTTgaactaaaattaattttactacAACCTTCACCTGTCTGGATTGATTTCTCTTTAGAAGATATAAAGCTGTTCAGAGGATCACAG CACTCTGTCGTACAGAAACCAGTTGACAAGGAGATAAAGGATGATGAAGAGgaaaatgaagttgaaaatgaagatggtgatgaatgCATGAAATACAATCCA tTTGGTATGGATCTGTCTGCTATctccaaaacaatgcaaaagtggtCCCTTATCAATCAGCCATTGAATAGTCGGTCAAAAGTAAAGCAGAGTAAATACGAG ataGATGGTTCCTATGATATCAAATTGTTATCATATAGTTGA